A stretch of the Candidatus Jettenia sp. AMX2 genome encodes the following:
- the rplU gene encoding 50S ribosomal protein L21, whose translation MYAIIKDRGKQYKVRVGERHLIDLKANAEIGETLEFSDVLVCSDEKNSATFGISNNKNAKVIAEVEGIKKGIKSMTIKFRRRKESMSRRGHREKYTQIKVREIVSC comes from the coding sequence GTGTACGCAATAATAAAAGACAGGGGCAAACAATATAAGGTCAGGGTTGGTGAACGGCATCTTATTGACCTGAAAGCAAATGCGGAAATTGGCGAGACTCTGGAATTTAGCGATGTGCTGGTTTGTTCCGATGAAAAAAACAGCGCAACCTTTGGAATTTCAAATAATAAAAATGCAAAGGTTATTGCAGAAGTTGAAGGTATAAAAAAGGGTATTAAGTCCATGACAATAAAATTCCGCAGAAGGAAAGAGTCCATGAGCAGAAGGGGACACCGGGAGAAATATACCCAAATAAAGGTCAGGGAAATCGTTTCGTGTTAA
- the rpmA gene encoding 50S ribosomal protein L27 yields MAHKKGQGSSKNGRDSNPQMRGVKRYGGQFVKTGSVIVRQCGTKFRPGQNVGIGKDDTLFSLIDGVVKFETRRRVSVYTTTTAG; encoded by the coding sequence ATGGCACATAAAAAAGGACAAGGCTCTTCAAAAAATGGAAGAGATAGTAACCCCCAAATGAGAGGGGTGAAAAGATATGGTGGTCAATTCGTAAAAACAGGTTCTGTAATCGTACGCCAGTGCGGTACAAAATTTAGGCCAGGACAAAATGTTGGTATTGGAAAGGATGATACACTCTTTTCTTTAATTGATGGGGTGGTAAAGTTTGAGACCAGGCGCCGGGTTAGCGTTTATACCACAACAACTGCCGGTTAA
- the obgE gene encoding GTPase ObgE: MFVDEAIIYVKGGDGGNGCVSFRREKYIPHGGPDGGDGGKGGDVVLYVDGKIDTLLDISSRVKYRAGNGAHGKGNTRDGKYGKDLIVRVPRGTVVIDKESGRILKDMETAGESIVIARGGKGGRGNKHFATSTNQVPRYAEKGQPGEERWLILQLKLLADVGLIGMPNAGKSTLLSRLSAARPKIAAYPFTTLQPQLGIVELENFRRFVMADIPGLIEGAHKGVGLGDEFLKHIERTKLLVHLLDVSPSAMVDAADAYRTVRNELEQFNPQLAEKREIVVANKIDLMETETWSERILALEKKIAKPVCPVSMVTGKNLETLLKLIASALDGIQSGE, from the coding sequence GTGTTTGTTGATGAAGCTATTATATATGTTAAAGGAGGCGACGGAGGGAATGGGTGTGTGAGTTTCCGGAGAGAAAAATATATTCCACACGGAGGGCCGGACGGCGGTGACGGCGGCAAAGGCGGTGATGTTGTACTGTATGTTGATGGTAAGATAGATACACTGCTCGATATTTCCTCGCGGGTCAAATATAGAGCTGGAAATGGTGCACACGGGAAAGGGAATACACGGGACGGTAAATATGGTAAGGACCTCATTGTCCGCGTGCCTAGAGGGACCGTGGTAATTGACAAAGAAAGCGGCCGTATTTTAAAAGATATGGAAACTGCGGGCGAAAGTATAGTTATTGCGCGGGGAGGAAAAGGTGGAAGAGGAAACAAACATTTCGCCACTTCCACGAATCAAGTCCCGAGATATGCAGAAAAAGGACAGCCCGGTGAAGAGCGATGGTTGATCCTACAATTAAAGTTATTGGCTGATGTAGGTCTCATCGGAATGCCTAACGCGGGGAAATCGACGTTGCTTTCCCGTTTATCTGCTGCAAGACCAAAGATTGCAGCTTATCCTTTTACAACCCTCCAGCCACAGTTGGGGATCGTCGAGCTTGAGAATTTCAGGAGATTTGTTATGGCAGATATTCCCGGCCTCATTGAAGGCGCGCATAAGGGCGTGGGGCTGGGGGATGAATTTTTAAAGCACATTGAACGTACGAAATTGCTGGTCCATCTCCTGGATGTGTCTCCGTCTGCAATGGTAGATGCGGCAGATGCATATCGTACTGTCCGCAATGAATTGGAACAATTCAATCCACAACTTGCTGAAAAGAGAGAAATTGTTGTTGCAAACAAAATCGATCTCATGGAGACGGAAACCTGGAGTGAACGTATTCTGGCTCTGGAAAAGAAGATCGCCAAACCTGTTTGTCCTGTTTCGATGGTTACCGGTAAAAACCTGGAAACACTTTTAAAATTGATTGCAAGCGCCCTCGATGGAATTCAGTCCGGAGAGTGA